One segment of Panicum virgatum strain AP13 chromosome 1K, P.virgatum_v5, whole genome shotgun sequence DNA contains the following:
- the LOC120655308 gene encoding uncharacterized protein LOC120655308, which yields MQKRAVVVSAAAAVLGLAAAVLGFAAEYFKHKAFVGSDAFRCEYRRTPAFGCGIAAALLSLAGAALVTAASGCFGAGAGAPAPARGAGRKVCAALAWLLAAAAAAMFMYGASRNAGGTGGFTAVRRRPGRRSSDGRAFDFVCAELRDGVFVSASLAAAAGVACAIAAYVDALRQRDQQTATLGVAMGQPQWPSQPPYPAPVAYPPYGGYGAKQPAGSA from the exons ATGCAGAAACGCGCGGTGGTGGtgagcgcggcggccgccgtgctcggcctcgccgcggccgtccTGGGGTTCGCCGCCGAGTATTTCAAGCACAAG GCTTTCGTGGGGTCCGACGCGTTCCGCTGCGAGtaccgccgcacgccggcgttcGGCTGCGgcatcgccgccgcgctgctctcGCTGGCCGGGGCGGCGCTCGTCACCGCGGCCAGCGGCTgcttcggcgccggcgccggcgctcccGCGCCCGCGCGTGGCGCCGGCAGGAAGGTGTGCGCGGCGCTAGCGTG GTtgctggcagcggcggcggcggcgatgttcaTGTACGGCGCGTCACGGAACGCGGGAGGGACGGGGGGCTTCACCGCGGTCCGCCGGCGGCCcgggcggcgcagcagcgaCGGCCGCGCCTTCGACTTCGTCTGCGCCGAGCTCAGGGACGGAGTCTTCGTGTCGGCgtcgctcgcggccgccgccggcgtcgcctgCGCGATCGCGGCCTACGTCGACGCCCTCCGGCAGAGGGACCAGCAGACGGCCACGCTGGGCGTCGCGATGGGGCAGCCGCAGTGGCCGTCGCAGCCACCGTACCCGGCTCCCGTGGCTTACCCTCCGTACGGTGGCTACGGCGCCAAGCAACCTGCAGGGTCAGCGTGA